The sequence ATGACTTTATTACAGTTTGATGATAATAAGTGGCCGgctagttgttttttttacctctggGAATCACCTGGTTTAAACCAAGCAGGAACAAATCGGTAGATGTTATCCGTCAGGTCTTTGAAGTGTCGGCTGTCGGTGTTCCCGATACAGACGCCTGCACATTCAAAGCGTGACGTGAAAACAGAGAAACGCCCGTCATTTGACTTCCACCTTACTTTTCATGCATTCACTCTCGGTTCTACCTGGAGCGACTGCAACCGTTGGAAACATGTCCAGCACCGTTTTCTTAATGATCTGGAAGCCGAAGGCCTTTTCATGCGTGGAGCTGACAGGCAGAGGGTCAAACCCTTCAACCAGTTCCATTTTCACGCGCTCGTCCCCCACCTTAGACCGAATGAGGTCCAGGACCTGGACGGGACAGCAGACTCAGAATGTTCAAGGTGAGACATGGGGAAACTGTGAAGAGCAAAGATGAAACATTCATGCTCTACCTCCTGCAGGGACTGCGCTGAGTGGATCCTCAGATTTACATAAGCTTCCGCGAGGGACGGGAGGACATTCACCTTCGTGTGGAGAAAGAATTCAGGACTTTTCTGGTCAGAATTTAAACTCCTTGTGAGGTTTCTTTGTAATATTCGCGGTACCTTGACTCCTGCATTAAACATGGTGACTGCTGTGGTCGTCCTCACAAAAGCATTGGTATCTGGCTTTTTTTCAAGGACCCTGCGACGAGAAGATTTACAAAACCCTTGACTTTGCTCCAGAGGAGACGGCCAACGCTTTTCGCTGTAGCTACCTGCCGAGCAGCGGGGAGAACAGCCACATATTGGACATGACGAACTTCAACGGGAGGCTGAACTGAAGTCAAAGGAGGAATGACTGAGAACCAAACTGGAAAGACAGAAGGCGTGACAGGAAGTGGATACGCAGgcgcccccctgcccccccccgcctaccTTATGCGCCAGGTGCTCGAAGGTCTCACGTTCAGGGCCGTGGCCGAAGAGCCTCGGCATGGGGCTTTCTTCCAGTCTGAGGAAAACGCATGGCAGAATTAAGCCGAGTGCTTCTTGTTCCCTTTGAAGCATCCTGTAACGAATCTAAACCTTTGATTTGCTCCGTGCTTCCATCACAGAAAGTCCTCTTGTGTAGTCAGGATTGTTTTTGgagcttcgggggggggggggggggggcgactttcCCAACAGCTGGAGTCTTTCCTTTGGATGCTGAAGCATTTATCAACAGGCGCTCGGCCTGAGGCGCACAGCGAGCTACACAAACTGCATTTCCCTCCTTGTTCACGGCCTATCGCTCGCTCTTGATCTTATTTGTTtcgtggggttttttttgggggggtggagacTAAAAGGAATTCTTGATTGTAAAGAAAACGCTCCTCACCTTTTGACGGCTGCAGCCAAGATACCGATGCTGGTCTCCCTGGGGGGCATCGAGGAGTGACTGGGGGGCATGGACACGCTGAGCTTCACGGTGGCCAATCCCTTCTCGCTTACCCCAATTCTACAAAAGGTGCATCGATTACAGCTCAAGCAGCTTAACAAAGGCGAGCATTTTTTTGCGTTTTGTCTGGGAGCTGTGCTGTTGacaccagtggggggggggggggggggggtccttacaGAGCGGCGGGTCCCTCAAGGCCGCCGATGACTCCGTCGAGCACCGCCAGGCCCTCGTCCAGGACGAAGGAGACGCGAACGCCGCGCCGCTCAAATTCACGCGCTATGCTCATCGCTCCGTTTAAACCGCTAACCTTCAAAGGAAAAGGTCAGCACGATTCAGATGTTAAATGGCGATATTCTTAATCTTGGgctcactctctctccagtTTACGAATAGCGAATGTACTTCTTCATCGTGGCCGAGGCCGATGTAAAACCCTCGACGTGGAGCGTAGCCCTTCAGCAGCAAGTACTCCAGCGCCTGAAGAATTccctgtaaaaaataaaaataaagtcgTTTTCTGCTTAACAGCGAGTTCAACAAACGTGTCTTTTGCCGTCTCACCATTAAGGAGCCCTTGTCATCCAAGGTCCCTCTGCCGTAAATGAAGCCATCGATTTCCTCGGCTGAGAACGGCGGCGCCTCCCAGCCGTCCGACTCCGAGGCAGGCACTACGTCGATGTGGGCCAGCAGCAGGTACGGATCCAAGTCGGGCTGAGATCCTCTCACCCAGAACAGGTGGCTGTAGTCGGCCACCAACTCGTGACGGACCAAGCTCGACGAGAAAACTGTTGGGAAGGCTGATAcgggcatgaaaacacacacctaaAAGGTGAGCTGCACtacatcaggggtccccaaccttttCCCGGCCACGGACCGGCTTCATGCAGGAcaactgtttttttctttaaaaaagatTCTTGTCTTTTATGTCTCGTTCTGtgtgccgaagccgttttgAGACTtttttcttggaggttgtcggctcctcttccggctcctctgtttgctcccccccccccccccccttagcaaagaagcttgtcaaagacgtttgttttatTACTCATTTTCGATAGTTTctgggtttatttttttgagtaATTGAATCACGTGCCCCAGAAGATTCAGAGGCGATGGTGACGTCAGAGAAAAGCtggtccttttctttttttttttagataaaaaCACCCGTCAGAATCAATACAATAGAAATTACACAAATTTACTCTGTCCAGgtcggtggttggggaccccttttttatgggggggggggcggggggggggtcgtgcgCCCCTGCTTCGTCTAGCAGCGCCCCTAGAATTTACGAAAAACTCCCTTTTAACTTTAACGTCAAAAACTGAGGTCATGTGACAGACTGAATCCATTTTAAAGTACATTGTGAACCCATTAAAAAGTGTTAACCGGATTACTTTTCCGGAGGAACCTGTCAAAGTCCCGCAGCGCGGAGGTGTTGATCACCGTCTGCGAGGTGGACACCGTCGGGATCCGGATCGCCGCTGCAGGAACGGGGAGACACCGGGCCGGGGCCGTCAGCGGCCGCTTCTCCACCACAATTCATCGCGTCCACTTCGTTGAAACGGGAGACGAAATAATTACCTTTGAAATTATCAAGAAGCTCCTCTCTCCGACGCCGGTCGATGACCAGGGAGACGTTGTTCGTCTTTTCCCAGCGAGCGAGCTGAAGTCCGGCGTCGACGTCCAGGGAGAGAGTCCTGAGAGACGCTATCGTGAATAATAAAACTACCGCGATGGCTAAACTACTGATGGTCACCTTTaaaagtttgtttattttggagCCCGGCCGGGAGTCTGCCATTGCTGCGGTGGCGGAACTCGTTCACGGGGTTTGTGTACAATCTGAATCAAGCCGCGGTTGTTGAACGAGCACCCCTCGCTGGTCGATGTTGGTATGACACGTATATTCTTTTTAATCATCATGCCGCAAATGAAGCAAAAACATCCTTTATTGAAATATAGTTGAAAAATGTACCACAAATCAAACACAGTTACACAAATACTTTGAAAA is a genomic window of Brachionichthys hirsutus isolate HB-005 chromosome 2, CSIRO-AGI_Bhir_v1, whole genome shotgun sequence containing:
- the pm20d1.2 gene encoding N-fatty-acyl-amino acid synthase/hydrolase PM20D1.2 — translated: MADSRPGSKINKLLKVTISSLAIAVVLLFTIASLRTLSLDVDAGLQLARWEKTNNVSLVIDRRRREELLDNFKAAIRIPTVSTSQTVINTSALRDFDRFLRKTFPTVFSSSLVRHELVADYSHLFWVRGSQPDLDPYLLLAHIDVVPASESDGWEAPPFSAEEIDGFIYGRGTLDDKGSLMGILQALEYLLLKGYAPRRGFYIGLGHDEEVSGLNGAMSIAREFERRGVRVSFVLDEGLAVLDGVIGGLEGPAALIGVSEKGLATVKLSVSMPPSHSSMPPRETSIGILAAAVKRLEESPMPRLFGHGPERETFEHLAHKFSLPLKFVMSNMWLFSPLLGRVLEKKPDTNAFVRTTTAVTMFNAGVKVNVLPSLAEAYVNLRIHSAQSLQEVLDLIRSKVGDERVKMELVEGFDPLPVSSTHEKAFGFQIIKKTVLDMFPTVAVAPGVCIGNTDSRHFKDLTDNIYRFVPAWFKPGDSQRFHGINERISKKNYEELVSFYFSLIQNCDIQKLPDPHSSAHEL